In one Kineococcus rhizosphaerae genomic region, the following are encoded:
- a CDS encoding SigE family RNA polymerase sigma factor, giving the protein MIVTDRARGEVAAVTFEEFAAVRGAALVRLARGLLKDPHAAEDVVQDVLAKALLTWGRISAADDPTAYVNRMVVNACTSFWRRAARRERPTGELPEHVCADGTGQLADRDELLRALRTLPTKQRTVLVLRHFEDCTDEQIADLLDVTTGTVRSNAHRGLKALQRALSR; this is encoded by the coding sequence GTGATCGTCACGGACCGCGCCCGCGGGGAGGTCGCTGCGGTGACCTTCGAGGAGTTCGCCGCCGTGCGCGGCGCCGCCCTCGTGCGGTTGGCCCGCGGCCTGCTGAAGGACCCGCACGCCGCCGAGGACGTGGTCCAGGACGTCCTGGCCAAGGCCCTGCTGACGTGGGGCCGCATCAGCGCCGCGGACGACCCCACCGCCTACGTCAACCGCATGGTCGTCAATGCCTGCACGTCGTTCTGGCGTCGCGCCGCCCGCCGCGAACGGCCCACCGGTGAGCTGCCCGAGCACGTCTGCGCGGACGGGACCGGGCAGCTCGCCGATCGCGACGAGCTCCTGCGGGCCCTGCGGACCCTGCCGACGAAGCAGCGGACGGTCCTCGTGCTGCGCCACTTCGAGGACTGCACCGACGAGCAGATCGCCGACCTGCTCGACGTCACGACCGGGACGGTGCGCAGCAACGCGCACCGCGGGCTGAAGGCCCTGCAGCGCGCCCTGTCGCGCTGA